A region of Nostoc sp. 'Peltigera membranacea cyanobiont' N6 DNA encodes the following proteins:
- a CDS encoding prohibitin family protein, giving the protein MIKNTTFNSAGKLTALLFLITLFLTPCVIVNAGERGVLMKFGEVQNQILGEGLHLIIPVVNTVKKLSIRVQKQEISAEASSKDLQNVFADVALNWHIIPQEANVIFQEIGDEQAVVMRIINPAVEEVLKAIMAKYTAEEIITKRGEVKGGVDDALSTRLSSYHVAVDDISLVHVHFSERFGEAVEAKQIAEQEAKRAEFIALKATKEAEAKVNLAKGEAEAHRLLRDGLTPPILQRQAIEKWNGKLPLIVSKDAPKLLNLSELLKFD; this is encoded by the coding sequence ATGATAAAAAATACAACTTTTAACAGTGCCGGTAAACTGACTGCTCTTTTATTCCTGATAACTCTCTTTCTCACACCTTGTGTGATTGTAAATGCAGGCGAACGTGGTGTATTGATGAAATTTGGTGAAGTACAAAACCAGATATTAGGAGAAGGACTTCACTTAATTATTCCTGTAGTCAATACTGTAAAAAAGTTGAGCATTCGAGTCCAAAAACAGGAAATTTCGGCTGAGGCTTCTTCTAAAGATTTACAAAATGTTTTCGCCGATGTCGCTCTCAATTGGCATATTATTCCCCAGGAAGCAAATGTCATTTTTCAAGAAATTGGAGATGAACAAGCTGTAGTTATGCGGATTATTAACCCAGCAGTTGAAGAAGTACTAAAAGCAATCATGGCAAAGTATACTGCTGAAGAAATTATTACTAAACGAGGAGAAGTCAAAGGCGGAGTAGATGATGCATTGTCTACACGACTGAGTAGCTATCACGTTGCAGTTGATGATATTTCTCTAGTTCATGTCCATTTTTCAGAACGGTTTGGTGAGGCGGTGGAGGCGAAGCAGATTGCTGAACAAGAAGCAAAACGAGCAGAGTTTATCGCGCTGAAAGCAACAAAAGAGGCTGAGGCAAAAGTTAATTTAGCCAAAGGTGAGGCGGAGGCGCACAGATTATTACGTGATGGTTTAACTCCACCAATCCTGCAAAGGCAAGCAATAGAAAAATGGAATGGTAAGCTGCCATTAATTGTAAGTAAGGATGCTCCAAAATTGTTGAATTTAAGTGAACTTTTAAAATTTGACTAA
- a CDS encoding phosphatase PAP2 family protein, whose product MEKVENANKESQSPLSFLTNLLIARWRSLLLLSIGVYLPLQVFEILTVKIWENEAGLPWDVPILLAVHSTANPQLDVLAVTLATIGLPWTAMPILGAIALILILQKRWRSLAYLLTASVGSVIISRTAKELMHRVRPQLWQSIAPESSFAFPSAHAMTSITLVGILLFLTWASSWRWLVLICGSLYIIAIAWCRLYLGVHFPSDILAGWMVALGWTIGVSLIIKPYKTTAKSADSDRLKDETTLLPEERKLITEE is encoded by the coding sequence ATGGAAAAAGTAGAAAATGCTAATAAAGAGAGTCAGTCACCACTTTCTTTTCTGACAAATCTATTGATTGCTCGTTGGCGATCGCTCTTACTCCTCTCGATCGGAGTATATTTACCTTTGCAGGTCTTTGAAATTCTGACAGTGAAGATATGGGAGAATGAAGCAGGCTTACCGTGGGATGTGCCTATTCTGTTAGCAGTTCATTCTACAGCCAACCCACAGTTAGATGTTTTAGCAGTGACGCTGGCTACAATCGGGTTGCCTTGGACGGCGATGCCGATTTTGGGTGCGATCGCACTTATATTAATACTACAAAAACGCTGGCGATCGCTAGCTTATTTACTCACCGCCTCAGTGGGAAGCGTCATCATCAGCCGCACAGCAAAGGAATTAATGCATCGAGTGCGCCCCCAATTGTGGCAGTCTATTGCGCCTGAGTCTAGCTTTGCATTTCCCAGCGCTCATGCCATGACGAGTATAACTTTGGTAGGAATTTTACTATTCTTAACTTGGGCTAGCTCTTGGCGCTGGTTGGTTCTTATCTGCGGTAGTTTATACATAATAGCTATTGCGTGGTGTCGTCTCTATCTGGGGGTACATTTTCCTAGTGACATTCTCGCAGGTTGGATGGTTGCATTAGGTTGGACAATTGGTGTAAGTCTAATTATCAAACCGTATAAAACAACAGCCAAATCCGCAGATAGCGATCGCCTCAAGGATGAAACGACCTTACTGCCTGAAGAAAGAAAGTTGATAACTGAGGAGTAA
- a CDS encoding glutathione peroxidase yields the protein MATNRKGQRVPNVTFHTRKDNQWVDVTTDELFANKTVVVFSLPGAYTPTCSSTHLPGYNELAEVLKENGVDDIICISVNDAFVMNEWAKDQEAENITLIPDGNGEFTEGMGMLVDKSDLGFGKRSWRYSMLVRDGVINQMFIEPEEPGDPFKVSDAETMLRYINPQAVKPELVSLFAKVGCPFCARAKAMLKEHSINYEEITLGKDITTRSLRAVTGATTVPQVFIDGKLIGGSEELEAYFTAK from the coding sequence ATGGCAACGAATCGCAAAGGACAAAGAGTTCCCAATGTAACTTTTCATACTCGCAAAGACAACCAGTGGGTGGATGTGACAACCGATGAATTATTTGCTAATAAGACAGTGGTTGTCTTCTCCTTACCAGGTGCTTATACTCCGACTTGTTCATCAACTCATCTCCCTGGCTATAACGAGTTGGCTGAGGTTCTCAAAGAAAATGGTGTCGATGACATTATCTGCATTTCTGTCAATGATGCTTTTGTCATGAACGAATGGGCAAAGGATCAAGAAGCAGAAAACATTACACTAATTCCCGATGGTAATGGTGAATTTACTGAAGGCATGGGTATGCTGGTAGATAAATCAGACTTGGGTTTTGGTAAGCGATCGTGGCGTTATTCTATGCTGGTGAGAGATGGTGTAATTAACCAGATGTTTATTGAACCAGAGGAGCCAGGAGATCCCTTTAAAGTGTCTGATGCTGAAACAATGCTCAGATACATCAACCCCCAAGCCGTAAAGCCCGAATTAGTTTCTCTGTTTGCGAAGGTGGGTTGTCCCTTCTGTGCGCGTGCTAAGGCGATGCTCAAGGAACATAGCATTAACTACGAAGAAATTACCTTGGGTAAGGATATCACCACACGCTCATTACGAGCAGTTACAGGGGCGACAACAGTTCCCCAAGTATTTATCGATGGTAAATTAATTGGTGGTTCTGAGGAATTAGAAGCCTACTTCACTGCTAAATAG
- a CDS encoding alpha/beta fold hydrolase — translation MQPSAVNNTPNLTASPSQFYTWQNYRCAYEVLQPNNTTSEGIPLVLIHPIGVGLSRQFWQRFCHEWYNSGQRNSIYNPDLLGCGESDMPHLAYTPSDWAEQLQHFLQTVVQKPVIVVVQGALLPVAIALIQKQSNLIAKLVLSGPPPWALMTNKPPEWQQKFLWNVLDSPFGSAFYRYARTPKFLRSFSTRQLFASDNAVDGEWLNTLLTGAENPASRHAVFSFLAGFWRQDYTTSIASIGQPTLAVMGETASSISQKSKKETPDKRLADYLACLPQGQGIKINGRNILPYESAAEFVAAIAPFINGVS, via the coding sequence ATGCAACCATCTGCTGTAAATAACACACCCAACTTGACAGCATCTCCTAGCCAATTTTACACTTGGCAGAATTATCGTTGTGCCTACGAAGTTCTTCAACCAAATAATACAACATCTGAGGGTATTCCCTTAGTGTTAATTCATCCTATTGGTGTAGGATTGTCGCGGCAATTTTGGCAGCGTTTTTGTCATGAATGGTATAATTCAGGTCAGCGTAATTCAATTTATAACCCCGATTTACTAGGATGTGGCGAGAGTGATATGCCTCATCTGGCTTATACTCCTAGTGATTGGGCAGAACAGTTGCAGCACTTTTTACAAACAGTAGTGCAAAAACCTGTAATTGTAGTTGTACAAGGTGCTTTATTACCAGTTGCGATCGCATTAATCCAAAAGCAATCAAACTTAATTGCTAAACTTGTACTTTCTGGGCCCCCACCGTGGGCTTTGATGACAAACAAACCACCAGAATGGCAGCAAAAATTTCTTTGGAATGTGTTAGATTCCCCTTTTGGGAGTGCTTTTTATCGCTATGCACGCACCCCGAAGTTTTTACGTTCTTTCTCGACTCGCCAACTTTTTGCTTCTGATAATGCTGTAGATGGAGAGTGGTTGAACACATTGCTTACAGGTGCCGAAAATCCTGCTAGTCGCCATGCAGTATTTTCTTTTTTAGCAGGGTTTTGGCGGCAGGATTATACTACCTCTATTGCCTCTATTGGGCAACCAACATTAGCCGTTATGGGAGAAACTGCATCGAGTATTAGCCAAAAAAGTAAAAAAGAAACACCAGACAAACGCTTGGCTGACTACCTCGCCTGTTTGCCTCAAGGTCAAGGTATAAAAATAAATGGGCGTAATATTTTACCCTATGAATCAGCTGCTGAATTCGTAGCAGCGATCGCTCCATTTATTAATGGAGTTTCTTAG
- a CDS encoding SDR family oxidoreductase has translation MNVAIIGCGYVGYQVAQYWQQKMNFVVSATTTSPERVSALQSVSQRVVVTCGNDLDSLKSVLHNQDVVLLSVAAKGAEVYEETYLQTAQNLVSSLQQIKSVKQLIYTGSYAVYGDRNGVWVDEETPLAPPNLNAQILRKTEDVLLSASNENLRVCIFRVGGIYGPGRELLKIFSKYSGTTRTGGEDITNWIHLDDIVGAIEFARNRRLQGIYNLVDDAHLTSRELLDSLFEKHNLPKVIWDTSIKNTRPYNAWVSNEKLKEAGYQLIHPQMIF, from the coding sequence ATGAACGTTGCAATCATTGGTTGTGGTTATGTTGGTTATCAAGTTGCTCAATATTGGCAGCAAAAAATGAATTTTGTTGTCAGTGCAACCACAACTTCCCCTGAGCGTGTCTCTGCACTCCAATCAGTATCTCAAAGAGTTGTCGTTACCTGCGGTAATGACCTAGATAGTCTAAAATCAGTTTTACACAATCAAGATGTTGTACTTTTGAGTGTTGCTGCAAAAGGTGCGGAAGTTTACGAAGAAACTTATCTACAAACTGCCCAAAATTTAGTTTCATCTTTGCAGCAGATTAAAAGTGTAAAACAATTAATATATACAGGGAGTTATGCAGTCTATGGTGACAGAAATGGTGTATGGGTAGATGAAGAAACACCTCTTGCACCACCTAATTTAAACGCCCAAATTCTCCGAAAAACAGAGGATGTGTTACTATCAGCATCTAACGAAAATCTCCGTGTTTGTATCTTCCGCGTGGGAGGAATTTACGGCCCTGGTAGAGAACTGTTGAAAATATTTAGTAAATATTCTGGTACAACCCGTACTGGCGGTGAGGATATTACGAATTGGATTCACTTGGATGATATTGTTGGGGCGATAGAATTTGCCCGTAACCGTCGTTTACAAGGAATTTATAATCTGGTAGATGATGCACATCTCACCAGCCGAGAATTGCTAGATAGCCTATTTGAAAAACATAATTTACCCAAAGTTATATGGGATACTTCTATTAAGAATACTCGCCCATATAATGCTTGGGTATCGAATGAAAAGCTGAAAGAGGCTGGATACCAGTTAATTCATCCACAGATGATTTTTTAG
- a CDS encoding glutathione peroxidase, producing MSNTIVDIAVKTINGEDKQLSDYTGKVLLIVNVASYCGYTSQYEGLEKLNQKYGEAGLSILGFPCNDFGAQEPGSNEEIVQFCTSKYGVTFELFDKVHAKGSQQHPLYERLTKAVEPTGGVAWNFEKFLVNKQGEVIARFNSSVQPNSPEIITIIEKELAK from the coding sequence ATGAGTAACACAATTGTGGATATCGCAGTCAAGACCATCAACGGCGAGGATAAACAATTAAGCGACTACACCGGAAAAGTACTATTAATTGTAAATGTGGCTTCCTACTGCGGTTATACTTCTCAATACGAGGGGCTAGAAAAGTTGAACCAAAAGTATGGCGAAGCAGGATTAAGTATTTTGGGGTTCCCATGTAACGATTTTGGAGCGCAGGAACCAGGAAGTAATGAAGAGATTGTGCAGTTTTGCACGAGTAAATATGGTGTTACCTTTGAACTATTCGATAAAGTCCATGCTAAAGGCTCGCAGCAGCATCCACTTTATGAGCGACTTACCAAAGCCGTTGAGCCAACGGGAGGTGTTGCTTGGAACTTTGAAAAGTTTTTAGTTAATAAGCAAGGTGAAGTGATAGCTAGATTTAATAGTAGTGTCCAGCCAAATTCACCAGAAATAATTACCATAATTGAGAAAGAACTAGCAAAATAG
- a CDS encoding DUF2141 domain-containing protein codes for MVKGLRVSMLLLAVIGNLAWSFSAKANFNGKLTVEIDGLKNKQGQVCASIFASSEGFPSDRNRGLQKQCIKINNTPLPITFENLKAGSYAVAVFHDQNNDRILNTNVFGIPKEGFGFSRNPEIRTGAPKFSEAAFLVAGPETNIQIRLRYF; via the coding sequence ATGGTTAAAGGATTGAGAGTTAGTATGCTGCTATTGGCAGTTATAGGAAATCTGGCATGGTCATTTAGCGCCAAGGCAAATTTTAACGGCAAACTCACCGTAGAAATTGATGGCTTGAAGAATAAACAGGGACAAGTGTGTGCCAGTATATTTGCTAGCAGTGAAGGATTTCCTAGCGATCGCAATCGCGGCTTACAAAAGCAGTGTATCAAGATTAATAACACTCCTTTACCCATTACCTTTGAGAACTTGAAAGCAGGTAGTTACGCCGTTGCTGTTTTCCACGATCAAAATAATGACCGTATTCTTAATACCAATGTTTTTGGTATACCAAAAGAAGGTTTTGGATTTTCCAGAAATCCAGAAATTCGCACAGGTGCGCCCAAATTTAGCGAAGCAGCATTTTTAGTAGCAGGCCCGGAAACTAATATCCAAATCCGCTTGAGATATTTTTAG
- a CDS encoding peptidoglycan-binding protein, with product MRLCRSSILIFTCFSCVGFYPNRASTATPKLAPEILELAQASSTVPASPSVLRYGSRKSDVQRLQTQLKQLGYYSGLIDGQYNATTEIAVAKFQKVKGLKVDGLAGLTTREKLQAALAAKNQIVTSPIIASPIVTSPVSTSKPTTTPKATEKGFVWWLIFAIGILGSLGALVYLLRWFRQVKQVQSEISSTKSLTEANKITMIPPPPEVVTNPKIATPPLPSQLLLPEKTSRLAKLNIVDELIQDLRSPDPKKRRKAIWDLGQQGDSRAIQPIVDLMIDADSQESSLILAALTEIGIRTLKPMNRALAISIQDESPQVRQNAIRDLTRVYDMMGQMTQMLRHALDDPDAEVQATARYALTQMNRMRGLPEQQGLPEDSHKDLQE from the coding sequence ATGAGGCTATGCCGTTCCTCAATTCTGATATTTACCTGTTTTTCTTGCGTGGGTTTTTACCCAAATCGTGCAAGTACAGCCACACCTAAGCTAGCGCCTGAAATTTTAGAACTTGCACAAGCTAGTTCGACAGTTCCTGCTAGTCCGTCTGTTTTGAGATATGGTAGTCGAAAATCAGATGTGCAGAGATTACAAACCCAATTAAAGCAGTTGGGATACTACAGTGGACTGATAGATGGACAGTACAATGCCACTACAGAAATCGCTGTAGCTAAATTCCAGAAAGTAAAGGGTTTAAAAGTAGATGGACTTGCAGGTTTGACAACTAGAGAGAAACTGCAAGCAGCCTTAGCTGCCAAAAATCAGATTGTCACCTCTCCAATTATTGCCTCTCCAATTGTCACCTCTCCTGTTTCAACTTCCAAACCAACTACAACACCCAAAGCAACCGAAAAAGGTTTTGTCTGGTGGTTGATATTTGCCATTGGCATTCTAGGAAGTCTTGGCGCACTTGTTTACCTACTGAGGTGGTTTCGTCAGGTCAAACAAGTGCAATCAGAAATATCAAGTACTAAAAGTTTGACTGAAGCTAACAAAATAACGATGATACCACCCCCACCAGAGGTTGTAACTAATCCAAAAATAGCTACGCCACCACTTCCTTCACAATTGCTGCTACCAGAAAAAACTTCCCGGCTTGCTAAACTCAATATTGTTGACGAATTAATTCAAGACTTACGCAGTCCTGACCCAAAGAAGCGGCGCAAGGCTATCTGGGATTTGGGTCAGCAGGGAGATTCGCGGGCAATTCAGCCTATAGTTGACCTGATGATTGATGCTGATTCTCAAGAAAGCAGCTTGATTTTGGCAGCTTTGACAGAAATTGGCATCCGCACACTCAAACCGATGAATCGTGCTTTAGCAATCTCAATTCAAGATGAAAGTCCACAAGTACGGCAAAATGCAATCCGTGATTTGACACGCGTTTATGACATGATGGGTCAAATGACTCAGATGTTGCGCCATGCGTTAGACGATCCAGATGCCGAAGTCCAAGCAACAGCAAGATATGCTTTAACTCAGATGAATCGAATGCGTGGTTTGCCGGAACAACAAGGTTTACCGGAAGATTCACACAAAGATTTACAAGAATAG
- a CDS encoding DMT family transporter, whose amino-acid sequence MQLKLSASRFPFAPLLLIAPFFLWGTAMVAMKGVIPHTTPLFMAGVRLIPAGVLILIAAAFMGKPQPKGWAAWLWIALFALVDGMLFQGFLAEGLVRTSAGLGSVMIDSQPLAVALLSLWLFQEHIGFWGWLGLGLGVTGISLIGLPDELILHFLDSGANITIGNWQDLFASGEWLMLLAALSMAVGTVLIRFVCRHADPVTATGWHMILGGLPLWGISSVVESQQWENLGASDLVALGYATVFGSAIAYGLFFYFASSGNLTSLSSLTFLTPIFALLFGNLFLSEVLSPLQWVGVFLTLISIYLINQRDTLAARNDTVTVGEIANIQQPVPEASAKKLSPITLAVRESEPEILP is encoded by the coding sequence ATGCAACTGAAACTCAGTGCATCTCGATTTCCCTTCGCCCCCCTTTTGTTAATTGCCCCCTTTTTCCTATGGGGGACAGCAATGGTAGCCATGAAAGGAGTGATACCCCACACCACACCCCTATTCATGGCAGGTGTGCGTTTGATACCAGCTGGAGTGTTAATTTTAATAGCAGCAGCATTTATGGGTAAACCGCAGCCCAAGGGTTGGGCTGCATGGCTGTGGATTGCCTTATTTGCTCTCGTAGATGGAATGCTCTTTCAAGGCTTCTTGGCAGAGGGATTAGTCAGAACCAGTGCGGGGTTAGGGTCTGTGATGATTGACTCGCAACCCTTGGCTGTTGCCTTGCTGTCGTTGTGGCTATTCCAAGAACACATTGGTTTTTGGGGATGGCTGGGTCTAGGCTTGGGAGTCACAGGCATTAGTTTAATTGGTTTACCTGATGAGTTGATTTTACATTTTCTCGACTCAGGCGCAAATATTACAATTGGCAACTGGCAAGATTTGTTTGCTAGCGGCGAGTGGTTGATGCTATTAGCAGCGCTATCGATGGCAGTGGGAACAGTATTGATTCGATTTGTATGCCGACATGCTGACCCAGTAACAGCTACGGGATGGCACATGATTTTGGGTGGATTGCCACTATGGGGAATTTCATCAGTTGTTGAATCTCAGCAGTGGGAGAATCTGGGAGCATCTGATTTAGTTGCTTTGGGTTATGCTACCGTGTTTGGCAGTGCGATCGCCTATGGATTATTTTTCTACTTTGCCTCTAGTGGCAATCTCACCAGTCTTAGTTCCCTCACCTTCCTCACACCGATATTTGCCCTACTGTTCGGCAATCTATTCCTTTCAGAAGTCCTCAGTCCGTTGCAATGGGTAGGTGTTTTCCTGACTTTAATCAGCATCTATCTGATTAACCAACGCGATACTTTAGCAGCGCGAAACGACACAGTTACTGTCGGCGAAATAGCTAATATACAGCAACCCGTTCCAGAAGCATCGGCTAAAAAATTAAGCCCCATAACTCTAGCAGTCAGAGAATCTGAACCAGAAATTTTGCCATAA
- a CDS encoding FGGY-family carbohydrate kinase, with the protein MNLYLGIDFGTSGARGVVIDEEASSIQAEVRYPFQDSPATVTPKIWQEALFVLVEQIPEELRRKIKAIAINGTSSTVLLVDAAGNPTDAPLLYNDARGSLVLEHLRRIAPPNHTVLSATSSLAKLCWMRQLPAFSEARYFLHQADWLAFLLHGYLGISDYHNALKLGYDVEELKYPEWLEKLQIPIQLPKVLTPGTPIAKLRPQIADKFGLRRDCLVCAGTTDSIAAFIASGAKLPGEAVTSLGSTLVLKLLSRTRIEDARYGIYSHRLGDLWLTGGASNTGGAVLKQFFTNAELESLSREIDASKASELDYYPLLKVGDRFPINDPNLPPRLEPRPDRPVEFLHGLLESIARIEARGYELLQHKGADKLSRVYTAGGGAGNDTWTAIRARHLQVPVVASVYTEAAYGTALLAMEGVNKNNCVTIFS; encoded by the coding sequence ATGAATTTGTATTTGGGTATCGACTTCGGCACATCTGGCGCACGTGGCGTAGTGATTGACGAGGAAGCCTCTTCTATTCAGGCTGAGGTGCGATATCCCTTCCAGGACTCACCAGCCACCGTTACGCCAAAAATTTGGCAGGAGGCTTTGTTTGTGCTGGTGGAACAAATACCTGAAGAGTTGCGGCGAAAAATTAAAGCGATCGCAATTAATGGGACTTCTTCCACAGTCTTGCTGGTGGATGCTGCTGGCAATCCAACAGATGCGCCACTGCTGTATAACGATGCGCGGGGATCATTGGTGTTAGAGCATTTGAGGCGGATAGCACCACCTAATCATACTGTGTTGAGTGCCACCTCTAGCCTAGCCAAACTTTGCTGGATGAGGCAATTACCCGCTTTTAGTGAAGCTAGATATTTCCTGCATCAAGCAGATTGGCTGGCGTTTCTCCTACATGGGTATTTAGGGATTAGCGATTACCATAATGCTTTAAAGCTGGGTTATGACGTGGAAGAGTTGAAATACCCAGAATGGCTAGAAAAGTTGCAAATACCGATTCAGCTACCCAAAGTTTTAACTCCTGGCACTCCCATTGCCAAATTGCGTCCTCAAATTGCGGATAAGTTCGGTTTACGTCGTGATTGCTTGGTGTGTGCTGGTACAACTGATAGTATCGCGGCTTTTATCGCCAGTGGTGCAAAATTACCTGGTGAAGCCGTGACTTCCCTTGGTTCAACATTGGTACTAAAGTTATTAAGTCGTACCCGTATAGAAGATGCCAGATATGGGATTTATAGCCATCGCCTAGGGGATTTGTGGCTGACTGGGGGTGCTTCTAATACTGGAGGTGCAGTGCTGAAGCAATTTTTCACAAACGCTGAATTAGAAAGCCTTAGCCGGGAGATTGACGCATCAAAAGCTAGCGAGTTAGATTATTATCCCTTGTTGAAGGTAGGCGATCGCTTTCCGATTAACGATCCCAATTTACCCCCACGATTGGAACCACGCCCAGATCGCCCAGTAGAATTTCTGCATGGGTTATTAGAAAGCATTGCCCGCATAGAAGCGCGAGGGTATGAATTATTACAGCATAAGGGTGCAGACAAGTTGAGCCGTGTTTATACTGCTGGCGGTGGTGCGGGAAATGACACTTGGACTGCAATCAGGGCGCGTCATTTGCAGGTTCCTGTAGTAGCGTCAGTGTATACAGAAGCCGCTTACGGGACAGCGCTATTAGCGATGGAAGGGGTGAATAAAAATAATTGTGTAACGATCTTTTCGTAG
- the psaM gene encoding photosystem I reaction center subunit XII has protein sequence MSDTQVYIALVVALIPGVLAWRLATELYK, from the coding sequence ATCTCGGATACTCAAGTCTACATCGCTCTAGTTGTGGCGCTGATTCCAGGAGTTCTAGCTTGGCGATTAGCCACAGAACTTTACAAATAA
- a CDS encoding tetratricopeptide repeat protein, whose product MNIHSFLADDDQQSKQYKYVLNNTNKVQKESKNDRSASTLENNYLRSFALKSAQQGDYTEAIALLTQLIYRHPHNAVDYNNRGLIYFQSGERPKALYDYNTALKLNPYLASAYNNRANYYAACGELAAALTDYDRAIDLNPCHVRAWINRGITWRDLGQYEEAIENFEVALLFGQLEGHIWAERGRTYHLWGDWNCAIADYRRALTQLPDLETTKSLTVSRLRLQIESWLNDLLSPEHPIW is encoded by the coding sequence ATGAATATTCACTCATTTTTAGCTGACGATGACCAGCAAAGCAAGCAATATAAATATGTTTTAAATAATACAAATAAAGTCCAAAAGGAGAGCAAAAACGATCGCAGCGCATCTACTTTAGAAAATAACTACTTACGCTCTTTTGCTTTGAAGTCGGCTCAACAAGGAGATTATACCGAAGCGATCGCACTTTTAACCCAACTAATTTACCGCCATCCGCACAATGCCGTTGATTACAACAACCGGGGCCTGATTTATTTCCAAAGTGGTGAAAGACCAAAAGCGCTTTACGATTATAACACCGCCCTCAAGCTCAATCCCTATTTGGCTAGTGCCTATAATAATCGGGCAAATTACTACGCGGCTTGTGGAGAATTAGCAGCAGCACTTACCGACTACGATCGAGCAATTGATTTGAATCCTTGTCATGTCCGAGCGTGGATTAACAGAGGCATTACCTGGCGTGACTTAGGGCAATATGAAGAGGCAATTGAGAATTTTGAGGTAGCACTGCTTTTCGGTCAACTAGAAGGTCATATCTGGGCTGAACGCGGCCGAACTTACCATCTTTGGGGTGACTGGAATTGTGCGATCGCTGATTATCGTCGCGCCCTCACTCAATTGCCCGATCTCGAAACAACTAAGTCCCTTACCGTTTCTCGGTTGCGTTTACAAATCGAAAGTTGGCTAAACGATTTGTTATCTCCTGAACATCCTATTTGGTAG
- a CDS encoding glutathione S-transferase family protein — MLKLYGGARSRASIVQWYLEEIQIPYEFVKLDMQAGEHLKPEYLAINPVGKVPAIVDGDFQLWESGAILLYLADKYGKTALSSEERAVFSQWVLFANSTLAPGIFGEENREREMPRLLTPLNEIFGKQPFLLGNEFTIADVAVGSILTYIPIMLKLDLSAYPAVLNYMKQVSERPAFQKSIGGRG, encoded by the coding sequence ATGCTCAAACTTTACGGTGGCGCTCGGAGTCGAGCCTCAATTGTTCAATGGTATTTAGAGGAAATCCAAATTCCTTACGAATTCGTCAAACTTGATATGCAGGCGGGTGAACACCTCAAGCCTGAATATTTGGCAATTAACCCAGTTGGTAAAGTTCCAGCAATTGTTGATGGGGATTTTCAGCTTTGGGAATCTGGAGCAATTTTGCTGTATCTCGCCGATAAGTATGGTAAAACAGCACTTTCATCAGAGGAACGTGCTGTTTTTTCCCAGTGGGTGTTGTTTGCCAATTCTACCCTCGCTCCAGGGATTTTTGGGGAGGAAAATCGGGAACGAGAAATGCCCCGTTTATTGACTCCGTTAAATGAAATTTTTGGTAAGCAACCTTTTTTGCTGGGTAATGAGTTCACTATTGCTGATGTGGCAGTGGGGTCTATTCTAACTTACATTCCCATCATGCTGAAGCTAGACCTCAGCGCCTATCCAGCAGTGTTGAACTATATGAAGCAGGTATCTGAGCGTCCGGCATTTCAAAAAAGTATTGGTGGACGAGGTTAA
- a CDS encoding YajQ family cyclic di-GMP-binding protein: protein MASTFSFDIVSDFDRQELVNAVDQVIRDIKGRYDLKDTETTVELVEESINVSTDSEFTLDSVHTVLREKAAKRNLSQKIFEFGKVESASGNRVRQEIKLKKGISQEIAKQISKLIRDEFKKVQASIQGDAVRVSAKSKDDLQVVMQRLKQEDYPVALQFTNYR, encoded by the coding sequence ATGGCTTCTACATTTTCCTTTGACATTGTGAGCGACTTTGACCGACAAGAGTTAGTTAATGCTGTCGATCAAGTTATCCGAGACATCAAAGGTCGTTACGACCTCAAAGACACAGAAACTACTGTCGAGTTGGTCGAAGAAAGCATTAACGTTAGTACTGACAGCGAGTTTACCTTAGATTCTGTACATACCGTCCTACGGGAAAAAGCCGCCAAGCGTAATCTCTCCCAGAAAATCTTTGAATTTGGCAAAGTTGAATCAGCTAGCGGTAATCGCGTGCGTCAAGAAATCAAACTCAAAAAAGGCATAAGTCAAGAAATCGCCAAACAGATTTCCAAATTGATTCGGGACGAATTCAAAAAGGTACAAGCCTCAATCCAAGGTGATGCTGTACGGGTTTCTGCCAAATCTAAAGATGACTTACAAGTAGTCATGCAGCGACTAAAACAAGAAGACTACCCAGTTGCTTTGCAATTTACAAATTATCGTTAA